From the Garra rufa chromosome 17, GarRuf1.0, whole genome shotgun sequence genome, one window contains:
- the tfpi2 gene encoding tissue factor pathway inhibitor 2 gives MACDFLGGLLLIVAVLKSAVGLQPKEVCLLQIEEGTCNDDIQRYYYNTITQQCEEFSYSGCGGNANNFKSFMECQKTCFRIPKIPQICRFQRNEGPCRGLFKRYFFNMSSMQCEPFFYGGCQGNENNFQNLQECMEYCRPPKTIPVICNDILDKGKCLASIPRYYYNSATKTCEEFIYTGCGGSTNNFISKQSCMDVCVKNGSKSWNPTKKSIRVSKEYLRRVKAQPPREKLAK, from the exons ATGGCGTGTGATTTCCTTGGAGGTCTTTTGCTTATTGTTGCTGTACTGAAAAGCGCCGTCGGACTACAACCCAAAG AAGTTTGCCTGTTGCAAATTGAAGAAGGAACATGTAATGATGACATCCAGCGTTATTACTACAATACAATCACCCAACAGTGTGAAGAATTCAGCTACAGCGGTTGTGGAGGAAACGCAAACAACTTCAAGTCCTTTATGGAATGTCAGAAAACATGCTTCAGGATACCAA AAATCCCCCAGATCTGTCGTTTTCAAAGGAATGAGGGGCCCTGCCGTGGCCTCTTCAAGCGTTATTTCTTCAATATGAGCTCTATGCAGTGTGAGCCCTTCTTTTATGGTGGTTGCCAAGGGAATGAGAACAATTTTCAGAACCTCCAGGAATGTATGGAATATTGCAGACCTCCTAAAA cAATCCCTGTGATTTGCAATGACATCTTGGACAAAGGAAAGTGCTTAGCGTCCATACCAAGGTATTACTACAACTCTGCAACAAAGACTTGTGAGGAGTTCATATACACTGGGTGCGGAGGAAGCACCAATAACTTCATCTCCAAACAAAGCTGTATGGATGTTTGTGTTAAAAATG GGAGCAAAAGTTGGAATCCCACTAAAAAGTCTATAAGAGTTTCCAAAGAATACCTAAGACGAGTAAAGGCCCAGCCACCAAGGGAAAAGTTGGCCAAATAA
- the gngt1 gene encoding guanine nucleotide-binding protein G(T) subunit gamma-T1 has translation MPVINVEDLTDLDKAKMEVTQLKVEVKLERAKVSKCCEEISEYIQGGAEEDPLVKGIPEEKNPFKEKGGCVIC, from the exons ATGCCGGTCATAAATGTAGAAGATCTGACAGACCTGGATAAGGCTAAAATGGAAGTAACCCAGCTGAAAGTTGAGGTGAAACTTGAAAGGGCCAAG GTGTCTAAATGCTGTGAAGAGATTTCAGAGTACATTCAAGGTGGAGCAGAGGAGGATCCTTTGGTCAAAGGCATTCCAGAGGAAAAGAACCCATTTAAGGAAAAAGGTGGATGTGTCATTTGCTAA